The candidate division KSB1 bacterium genomic interval CGCCTGGAACACCATCGGAGGGGTGGGGGGCTCTCTTGCGGCAAGCTTTCTCTTGCTACCGGTCCTTGGCTCACAAAGGGGACTTGTCTGCGCATCCTCTCTCAATTTCTTCGCCGCCGCTCTGGTTTGTCACCCCGGCCTGCGGAAAGGGATCCAGCGCGCGGCAGTGGTGCTTGGGGCCGCATTGCTTGCCGCCGCTGGGTTCTTAGCCTTCCCTCAGAATTACTTGATCCGGGTCTTCAGCTTCAACCAGAAGGGCAGCGATCTCCTCTTCTGCAAGGAGGGGATCAACGGATCGATCACCGTCCATCAGTACCCGGACCACCCCATCGTTTGCGTCAACAACGTACTGGTGGCCGGAACGGCCTTTGACCTACGTACCACACAAAAGCTCCAGGGACATATACCCATGCTGCTCCACCCCAACCCCCGATACGTAATGCAGGTTGGCTATGGCACAGGGGAAACAAGCCGGGTGGTCGCTCTCTATGGGGTGGAGCACTTGGATGGCATCGAACTCGTGCCCGAGATTGTGGAGGCCAGTCGATTCTTTCTGGAGATCAACGGCGGCATATTCTCTCGTCCCGTGTTCCGACCCATCTTTGCCGATGGGAAAAACTACGCCGCCCTTACCCCTGCTAAGTACGATGTGATCATGAACGACTCCGTGCACCCCGCCGAGGTGAGCAATGCCAGCCTCTACACCCTGGAATACTTCCGCGACTGCCGGGAACGGCTGCGGGAGGGTGGCATCATGTCCAGCTGGCTCCCGCTTTTTGGGCTCGACCTCGAGGACTTTCGCTGCATCTTGCGGACCTTCCAGGAAGTGTTCCCTCATTCGACCCTCTGGATCGCGAACAACTACCGGATGCGCCACGCCCTTCTGGTGGGGTGGAAAGACGGCCCCGCGCGGATTGACCTGTCCGCTATCGAACAGAAGCTCCAGGATGAGGCCATCAAGCGGGACCTGGAGGAGATTCACATCTTTTCGGCCGTCCACTTCGTGGATTGCCTGGTCCTGGATGAAGCCGGGCTTCGCGACTTTACCCGCGGAGCACCGATCAACACAGACGACCGCCCGTATCTCGATTTCCATGTGCCGCGTGTCCTCGGCCCCGACGAAATCATTTGGGCTCGCAATTTGGAAGCAGCGCTTCGTTTCCGACGCCCGACCTGGAAGGTGGTCCAGATCAGCGGACCCGACAGCGCCCGCCGGAGAGAACAGCTCAGGCGCCAAGCCCTGGCCAGTTCGGTGCTTTGGCGGGGGATTGTCAGCGAGCTCCGAGGGGAAGTCGCCCAGGCCCGCCAATACTACCAGATGGCCGCCCAGATGAATCCTGAGGACCCCGATCCTCCCTTCTTGTTGCTCACAAGTCGGGCCAATGTAGCCGCGTTGAGGCGTAGGGCCGAGCTTGACCCGAAGGACCTGAGCTGTCGACTCCGGCTCGGCGTCTTGTACCTCGGAGATAGCAGACTCGATTCGGCGAGAATCTTTTTCGAGGAGGCGCTCCGACTCAGTCCCCGCAGCGCAGAGGCTCTCGCCAACTTAGGTGCCGTGTTCCTGATGGCGGGCCAACCAGATAGTGCCCTCCCCCGGCTGCAGAGGGCCCTGGCTCTCGATCCTAATCTTGCCCTCGCCCACTACAATCTCGGGTTGGCCTTGGTCCAGGCTCGACGCGACTATCGGGGTGCAGCGAGAGCGTGGAAGCGGGCCATCGAGCTTGATCCGCTGTATCAGCCAGCCCACTACAACCTCGCCCTGGCTCTCCTCGCCTTAGGGATGGAGGAGCAAGCCCGACGAGAACTGGAGATCTGCGTTTCCCTTTCACCGGACGACGCGTGGTCCCACCGCATGTTAGGGATGCTGTGCGCGAGGGCGGGATACCGGACCCAGGCTCTCTTCCACCTGAAAGAGTACCACCGGCTGCGGCCCTTCTCACAAGATGCCCGCGAGGTCGAGAAACAAATTCGGCGCCTCGAAGAGCCGGAGCCAACGGGTGGCCCTGGGTGAGCTGGCGACCCTCCTTCCCACGTGGCGACACTGAGCAGGGTGCCTGCGCCCATCCAGCCCACCGACCGTCGAGACGCGTGCCGCTACCGATGCACTTGCCTTTTTGAAGCCGGAGGCAGCGCCTGCGCTTTTCTCTCCCCGCAGCGGCTAAGCTGAAGCCTCCCTGCTCAAGGCAAGCTCGTTCTCACAGGCCGCGCCGTAGCCCTGCGTTGTAAAGGCTCGATCCCCCATCCCGCGATTGTACGCTGCCGCCTCTCGTCCAAGAACCCCGTTCCAGGCGACCCGAAACAAGATGGAACGGCATTTCCGGATTCCTCAGCGCCAGACGCCGCGGAGCTCGCTGACGCCGCCCAGCCCGCCTCCCCGGCCGGTGCCCGGAAGCTTTCGGGCTCCTCGATTCTTGCCATGAACCTCACGGAGTAGAGGAGGAGATTCTGTAGATCAAGATCATCACGCGTCGATTCCGGTTCCTGCCGATCGCGTCGTCATTGTTCCCCAGGAGCATTTCACGCTGGCCGGCGACATTGATCACCAGTGGAACGCCTTCCCCGAACCAGCGCGGGGTGTCAATGCGGTCCAGGATCGACGAGAGGAATCCGCTGTGTCGCTCGCGGATCACCCGCTTAAAGGCCTCCGTGATCTCCCAAGCTCTGTCTCTCGATAGGGCTAAATTGTAGTCCACAGAGCCTATAGCATCCGCGTGGCCTTCAAAGCGGATGCGGAGTTCGGGCGAGGAGATCATGTGCTGCGCAATAGGCTCCAGCTGCTCCAAGTAGAAACTGAAAGGCACACTCGTGGTATCGAAGTCGAAAAGGGCGAAGATTTCTTCTCGTACCATGGCCGAAACTTCGCTCAAGGAAAACGGCTGCTCCTCGGTGGCAAAGACCCGGCCCAAACTGTCCTCCACCGTCACGCGGCAAAGAATCGGTACGTCCACGGGAGGAGGCGAACCGCTGAGGCAACGGCCATCCCAATACGCGCGACGTAGGAGCCCGCGCTGAACATCTTCGGGCACCGCTCCCTGCATCTCGAACAGGTCCTCGTTGGATTGCCGAAGCCGCAAACGCCACGTGCGCAGGGGAAGGCAGGAATGAATGCGGAGGTCGAAGGCCGGGACCTGAGTTCGCGGGTCCCTCTCGATGATCGTCGGGAGGACTTTCAAATCCATAGGACCGAACAACAGTTTTTCGAACTCGCGGCTGGTCCCCATTTCGACACGACGATTCTCCTCTGTGATCCACAGCCAGTCCTGTTCGCTTTCCGGGCGGCGCTGGATTCGACGTCGGAAAATGTCATGGGCCGTGGAGATCCGGATGCGCCTTTCAGGTACGCCCAGTTTCACCAACTGCAGCTTGACCTGCCTCGCCCGCCCCTCGGCTACGGCCCTTCCCGCCCCAGGCTCGGAAAGTGGGTCCACGTAGCCCTCGAGCAATAGAGTGGCGTCAGGATTTTCCCTCATTCGATCGGCGACAACCTCCAGGACAGCAGGCACCCCTTCACCGTGAAGATAGCTACCCGCGACGTTGGTGTCCCGTGGCGCGAAAAACACCATCGGGACCACGGGGACCGCAATCGACTGATAGCGGATGACCGAAACGGTGAAGCGGTCTCTTTCCGGAATGCGAAACGGCTCAGGATCAGCCCACTTTGGAATGGTGAAAATGGTCGAGAAGGACCGGTTGTTACGGCTCTCCGCCTCGGTCATCAGGTCCCCGGACAGAGGCAGGACCTCTGCAAGGACCCGGTAACGCCCCTGCACAAGCGTTCCCCAGGGGAAACGGTACATTCTTAGCCCGCCAGCAGGGACCGTCTCCCTGAATTGGCGGACGAGAATGTCTCCGTGGTAGCGTTTCAGCCCTTCTTCGGACATGGAGAGGAGGAGCGAATCCACCTGTGAGAGTTCCACCCGACAACTGTCCAAACAGAGCCATGCCAGTCGGAGCTGGAAGCCGGGAGCGTTTGCCTTGCCGTTGTTTCGGATCCTGACCTGGAGCTCCCCTTGCTCGGGGTTGTTGCGACCCGTGAGTCGGCGCGAGGGCATCAATTCGACCGGCTCGACCATCAGGTCTGGGCGCACGACACGGAACTTGCGGATCTGGGAGGAGCCGTGTCCCATTCGCACGTGGCCTGTCCGGTCAACCGCCGCCACACACCAATAATAGAGTTCCCCTTTCGGAAGCAAGCCGGAAACCAGGCCTGGATCATCGGTCCAGTGGTGGACGAGGAGTGAGTCGATCTCCGGGGCCTGGAAGTCGCCCGTTTTTGCGCGCCGCATGGCGGCGATCACCTTGTTTCGATCCACATCGGCAAGGACAAGGTATCTTATTTCGTCCCCCAGATCGGGGTCCTCGGCTTCCTCCCACCCAAAGTGGACGTTCGGCCCGTCGATCACGCCATCTTCAACTGGGCTGATCAGGGCAAAGGGTTCGGGACCTGCGGGGTATTGAGCCACGGTCGAACGTTCCGTCCAGCCCAGAGTAGGGCCATAGTCACTCCCGGCAAAGTCAAGCGCCAGATGGGAATTGCCCAATCCTCCCAGCGTCGGCATGCCCAGGCGTAGCGCGCTCGCCCCCAATCCCAGGCCAAAGGTCCACGATCCGAGGGAATTGTCCGGTCGGTAGCCGAACCGCAGGGAGACCAGGTCGTTCCAGATGAGCTCCCCGCCCAGTCCTCGATCAAGGAGACCTGACTCCTCCGCGCAGTATTGATAGGTGAGACACAAGGCCCAGCGCTCGTGTTTGGCTAGTCGAACGCTTGCCGCACCTGTCCAGAGTCGGGGCAGCCTTGGCCTTTGTGATTCGAAGGCCGTGGACCGGCCCACAAGATTCCCCAGGCTTCCGCCCAGGTGCACGTCGGCATACTCGAAAAGCCCCATCCCGAACGGCCCCAAAGAGAACCGGCCCAGGCGTAAGACGCCGCCCATGTTTGCGTGGACGCCCACACTGTTGTAGGTTGCCAGCTCGCTATAGACGGCCCTTATCCCCAATCCCAGGGCCAGATGGCGACGAAGCCAGGACGGCCCCAGCCAATCCAGCCGCTGGCCTATGGCCAGGTTGGCTACCGTATGGGAGGCAGAAACGGCTGCGTCCGCGCCTTCTGTGCTGTCCCATCGTGGCGAGCCGAAGTAGCGCAGCCCAACAGTGGCGAACGTCTTGTGGCTTCTTAGCCATCGGAATTGGCGGTGGAGTACCAGGGTGGCGTCGTACGTGTCTGCAAACCACCGGGTGTAGCCTACGGCCCAGCTCCATCGCCGGGAAAAGCCAAGAGCTGCAGGGTTGTAGAAAACGGCAAACGCGTCGTCTGTCAGCAACCCGTATCCTCCCAGGGCGGCTGGGCGTGTTCCAACGGGTATGCGCAGGAAAGGCAGACCTTCGTTCTGCCCGCTTGCAGCTGAAGGATTCCCGATTAGCAAAGCGAGGACAACAGGGAATGCAAATCGGGCACGCCTTATGGGCACCGTCGCCCTCCTCCACGTCTTCATGGCCATTCCCTCCCTCATCCGGTCATAGGGGAACACCCCTCGCCGATCTTCTCCCTCACTACCGAATGATGACAAACTTCAACCATTCGCGGATTGGGTCCGACTCCACTGTGAGAACGTAGATGCCTGGACCGACGAGGTTGCCATGGCTATCCCTCCCATCCCACGCTATCTCGTTCCATCCGGCCAAGAAAAACTGGTCCTGCGCCAGAACTACGACGACCCTACCAGAGATATCCAGGATCTTCACCGTGGCTGTTCGGTTCGAACTCAGCTTGAGCCGCACGATCAAATTCGGGTCCCTGCCAGGCCGGAAAACGTTGCGGGAGAGCAGCACATTATTGGCGCCCCGGATGATGACGTCAGCCGGCCGGGAGCGAAGCGTGCGCCCCAGTGGATCTTCAATAACCACCCAGAAGCGCAGCCTCTCACGTTCTCCCCGCGTCACCAGTTGGGTTCGAACAAACTTTTCCGGCAGGGTGAACGGGGTGCCCGCCACGAGTTCGGTACTGTCCCGCAACGGCCGACGCGGGTAATCGAAGATCTTGCTCCCATCTCCTAATTCCACCTCGACCCACCAACGGACCGCGGGAATATGCGTGAGTATGGTCACAGTCACAGAGTCACGTGGCTCAATCACGGGGGGTGCGACCATGATCTCCGGAGGAATTGGCTCGGGGGGCAATGCGTATAGGGTATCCGCAGCCCGGTTGTTTACCAGGACGGTATCCTCATCGTTTGCTATCCAGGCCACATTGACGAACCGTGTCGAAGTTCGATAAGGGTCGTATTCTGCCTTCAGCCTCAAGGTCGCTGCCCACGTATCGGCTGCTCTGAGCGCAGGAACGCGCCACATTAGCGTATCGCCACGGGCCTCGGTCGGCGGGGGCGAAGCTTCCATCAGTACGTAACCGGGAGGCAGGACATCAAACACCTCCGAACCCATGTGGAAATCGCCGCCTGCGTTACGAACGCGGATGATGTAGGTGAACGTTTCACCCGATGCCACGAAACCGATGGTGTCACCTACGGAGGGCGACACGTAATAAGAATCAACCACCGCATGTTTCCAAATCGAGGCATCCGGTCCTCCGCAGGGGGCGAGGTAGTGGGCTGTATCCCTTCCAGCCGCGGCGTACAGCTGAACCGACACGTCAAGAACCCTCCAGGAACAATTGAATTCCGGGTCGGGTGAACAGTAGGCAAGCCAGTAGTAGCTGCTGATGAGGGATAGGATCTTATCGTAGAACTGGTAGAGCGATTGCACATCGAGGCCGAACTCTGCCATGCCCCCTGTGGATGAAGCGATGGAGGTCAGCGATCGTTGGTCGACGTCGGATCCTATTCCAAGACAGTAAATCGAGACGCCCGCTTCCCTCGCGAGCGTCACAACATCCGAAGGCGTCCAATGACTCGCGTTGTCCCAACCGTCCGTGTAGAGGACTATGATCTTCGGTCCATCTATACCTGCAAGCATGCCTATGGCAGTATATAGTCCGTCGTACATGGCTGTGAATCCAGTGGCCGCATGTCCGGGGATCGAGGCCGCCACACGCGCAAGATCCGATGTGAGCGAGGAGACTATGGTCACTCCACCGCGGAAATGAACGATCCCGACCCGGTCGCCGGCCTGCAAGTTGGAAAGAAAGGCTAAGGAGGCGGCCTCAACTGTGCTCTCGTACCCGCCCATGCTACCGCTATAGTCCATTACCAGCACCACCGACACCGGCGGCCGCACGGTACGCACCTCTCGAATCCAGACCGGACCCGCCCTATACACATCTGAATAAGGGGGTAAGTGGGGTCCGCGAGGTGATATTCGAGCAGAGTCCGCCAGATTTCCGGAATTGGAAGCCCTAAGAGCGTGGTATCCCCCGCTCCAAGCCAGCGGCCTGTATCCGCAAGGCCGAGGACGGGCAGGCCGTTCTGATCCGTTATCGAAACGTAGCTGAGGATGGGGCATGGGAATCCCGCAGACTCAGCGCCGTCCGGGAGGCGATTTGGCAGAGTATCCGACAGCGTAACGCTGCGGATCACCACGTTGAGGCTCGTGATCCCCACCCGAACCCACAGGGTATCCGCATTGTTGGCCTCGTTCATCTCGCGGATCTGTTCACCCCGGTCGGCGATCACAACCAGCTGGTACCTGCCGGTATCGGAAGGTGTCCACTTTACCCAGGGCAGATCGCTCAACGATCGCGCCGGAAGGCCGTCGATGTGAATAGAGTCTGTGGGTACCGCGTCGACGTAAAGGGTCAACCAGAATGACCTGGCCGGCGCACCCCCTCTGTTGTGTACCCGGAGACTTAGGGAGGCGGGATATCCGGGCGATAGGACGTTCGCAGGAGGAATCCATTCGGGCA includes:
- a CDS encoding fused MFS/spermidine synthase; this encodes MVHPAKEGEGLSPLARGILVFAFLASGSAGLVYEVVWARMLGNVFGNTTFAIGTVLAAFMGGLALGSWLLGRVADRSRHPLQLYAVLELGIAAYGLLFPSFLRIVQVLQKWVFHRLGYGFVGFTALRVFLTLALLLVPTLLLGGTLPVLSRAFVRSARRIGSEVGLLYTVNTVGAVGGAFSAGFLLIPWLGVRGTLWFAAGMSAMAGGIALLVSRWFKPARQRAATVVVPELSAPVRTVLIAALLWGFASFCYEVLWTRVLVFTFSSSTYAFSTMLVTFLVGLALGGGLGAALADRLQRPLVALAAVQTGVGVAALLSLWALGRTGDFYQWAMTHIPLVSWWHWNAVRFTEAFLVMLPPALLIGTAFPVAVKVVASDKETLGTRVGSLYAWNTIGGVGGSLAASFLLLPVLGSQRGLVCASSLNFFAAALVCHPGLRKGIQRAAVVLGAALLAAAGFLAFPQNYLIRVFSFNQKGSDLLFCKEGINGSITVHQYPDHPIVCVNNVLVAGTAFDLRTTQKLQGHIPMLLHPNPRYVMQVGYGTGETSRVVALYGVEHLDGIELVPEIVEASRFFLEINGGIFSRPVFRPIFADGKNYAALTPAKYDVIMNDSVHPAEVSNASLYTLEYFRDCRERLREGGIMSSWLPLFGLDLEDFRCILRTFQEVFPHSTLWIANNYRMRHALLVGWKDGPARIDLSAIEQKLQDEAIKRDLEEIHIFSAVHFVDCLVLDEAGLRDFTRGAPINTDDRPYLDFHVPRVLGPDEIIWARNLEAALRFRRPTWKVVQISGPDSARRREQLRRQALASSVLWRGIVSELRGEVAQARQYYQMAAQMNPEDPDPPFLLLTSRANVAALRRRAELDPKDLSCRLRLGVLYLGDSRLDSARIFFEEALRLSPRSAEALANLGAVFLMAGQPDSALPRLQRALALDPNLALAHYNLGLALVQARRDYRGAARAWKRAIELDPLYQPAHYNLALALLALGMEEQARRELEICVSLSPDDAWSHRMLGMLCARAGYRTQALFHLKEYHRLRPFSQDAREVEKQIRRLEEPEPTGGPG
- a CDS encoding VWA domain-containing protein, producing the protein MRPPVSVVLVMDYSGSMGGYESTVEAASLAFLSNLQAGDRVGIVHFRGGVTIVSSLTSDLARVAASIPGHAATGFTAMYDGLYTAIGMLAGIDGPKIIVLYTDGWDNASHWTPSDVVTLAREAGVSIYCLGIGSDVDQRSLTSIASSTGGMAEFGLDVQSLYQFYDKILSLISSYYWLAYCSPDPEFNCSWRVLDVSVQLYAAAGRDTAHYLAPCGGPDASIWKHAVVDSYYVSPSVGDTIGFVASGETFTYIIRVRNAGGDFHMGSEVFDVLPPGYVLMEASPPPTEARGDTLMWRVPALRAADTWAATLRLKAEYDPYRTSTRFVNVAWIANDEDTVLVNNRAADTLYALPPEPIPPEIMVAPPVIEPRDSVTVTILTHIPAVRWWVEVELGDGSKIFDYPRRPLRDSTELVAGTPFTLPEKFVRTQLVTRGERERLRFWVVIEDPLGRTLRSRPADVIIRGANNVLLSRNVFRPGRDPNLIVRLKLSSNRTATVKILDISGRVVVVLAQDQFFLAGWNEIAWDGRDSHGNLVGPGIYVLTVESDPIREWLKFVIIR